The Capsicum annuum cultivar UCD-10X-F1 chromosome 3, UCD10Xv1.1, whole genome shotgun sequence genomic sequence TTCAtcttattactccctccgtcccaaatttcctaattttacttgtctgttttcattaatcaaattaatcaagaagagattaaaaaaaaaaaaaattcccatgatttaccctttgcattaactatttttcttcaaattaaaatgtaaacttcatttaataggagtactatgataaactagccatgttattaattatttttctgacATCCCAATTTGGGACAGAGGGAATAGTAacttattttttaggaaaaatatttttttatatttttttttcttcttttacgaTACATATTCCTAgagtaaattatttttatatatttaacatgTTATACCAATTAAATGCATCTGAAGATTGAGGATCCTCAAACTTATGTTATGCCTCCATGATCTTAAGTTCTGTAGGTACAAAGTTTTGCCTTGTAAGACCAAACGTGCGGGTTTTGAATAGGAATCAAACAATATAACTTGTGTTATATGTtgatacgaaaatataaatatatatcaagcAATTTTTGGATATAGAGATATTTTTGATCgcttttaaattttgaataggAATTAAACGACAAAAATTGTGCTATATGATACGAAACTTATATATATCGATCAATTTTGATATTGGGATATTCTCGACTGCTTTTTGTTATTTAAAATAGtgaagaacaaaaattaaaaagcaCAACATTTAaggagcaaaaaaaaaaaaagcacaacCTTAAAATAAGGTCATTTATGTGAATAGCctataataagtaaaaaatataaatttatgtcacgtaaagaattatttatgtggaaaacaataattaaaaatcagtACAAAATAGAGATAGAAGTACTTATAAATGACTACTCTTTTGTGATTTATCATAATCTTTTTTATAAGATTCTCAATCCAAAACCTCTCTAAGTAAAATAgctaaatcaaaatcaaacaataactctcaaataaaataataataatcgaGAGGTTCCTTCCACACCCCCAAAAGTAAAAGAAGCAGCAAAATTAATTTCTCTTGTAGTAAAGTATAAGCTTCTGCAGcaaccatattttttttatttttttttttgaggtacCAACACGTTGTATCTCTGCCTCTGTTGCCTTCAAAGCAAGCTTttgaacaaatattttttaattctatttttttttggttcaacCATCCTTAATATTACATGCTATTAGTTGTAATTAATCTTTCTTTGATCACACTTCTTTACAACTATTTTActgaactttctttttcttttactgtatcagtcaaaaaaaataattatcttgtTGGTGGTACAAACTTGTCACATGAAAATTACAACTCTCTGTTACCTGCTGATTCCCTCGGGTTAGTTAATTAAATTGGTtccacaaaataagaagaaaaaaaaaagatcaaaattaaatcttaaaattgtGAGTTCGATTCatttagaaaaaaaaggaaaaagtaagtGGGAACTCGGAggggtaaaagaaaaaaagtttttctTTATATCTTGAAAATTGAGTATCGAGTAAAAGATCAAAATACTTTGtccaaaatgtaaaaaaaaaaaaaaaaaatcttctggtaaaagatcatttttttttaaaggaaaactTTTTTGTATCCTTTCCCAATTTATCCACTCTTGATTTGAGTAGTAAAAGATCAAATTTgttaaattgttttttttttttttttttttggtaaatggaCTTTCCTTGTGATGTAAAAAAAGAGACTACTAGTTGTACTTTTTTTAAGCCCTTTCAAATTTACTCTTCGTGTTTTTTCCCCCCGTTGTAATGTGTTAGGTACAATGAGCGATGGAGCATTTCCGTTGTATATTACTGAAAGGTCCTTGAAACGTGTTAAACATTTCATCACAGTTtgaaatttttacataaaatgaGATTTTTCGTGATTAAAACTTATGATAAATTTTATTGTAGGCttaatcaaaaaatataaaggACCCCTTAGTCTCTTTTCCATTATATAAAGTGGTCTTTCCAAGTTTTTTGAACCATCACTTAAGTTCTTTTGTGTCCCTTTTACAACAACATTTGATTTCTGAATCAACACATATCTTATCTTCTTGTGATACTTTCCTTTTTGTAAAAGTTAGTGGGAGTTTCTGTTGAGGTAACTTTTATTGAAGTGGTCTATAGTTGTTGTTTCTCTTTGCAAGATTGCAAGTTCAGTTTTTATGTAATACTGTCTCAGTTTGCTCCTTTCTTTGCCATCAATTTTCAGCCTCtctctttattttagtttctttgtgTGTTCTTGTGCATTGCTAATAGGATTGTGGCATCATTTTTGTTTCTGTGTCAAACTGCTGGTGGTAACTATATGCTTAGACACTCTATGTttctcggactcttcaaaaaatGCTGACAGATGCACGTCGGATCCTTCCAAAGTAGATCCAACATAAGGTGTGACAGCATTTTTGGAGCCTCCGAGCAACATAGTTGATGGAAGTCTATCTAGTTCTCTTTTTATCTTTACTCAGAGGATTCACATATGGAAGTCATATTCTGGAGGCTGACTAGGATACTGGGAAGATGGTGGTTGTTAATTGGACAAATTGTAAAGATGTCCTTTGGAATATGATTCCTCTAGTAGATGCAGTACTTTGCTTCTCATTTACTAATGCAAGTTCAAGTGTGAAGATGACATGTAGACAGCACTCATACAGCTCTTTACTGGATTGATTTCCTGTTTCTTTACAGCCTAGCGCAACATTAGACTAGGCGGAAAATTACGTTCGGTTATGATTATAAATAGGATAGAGCAAACAAGTTCGATATCCCACTTTTATTAGTCCTGAATCTAGTGCTTTTTGTTTTCCAGGTTTCATACTGTAGGTAAAGATGGTGAAGATCTGTTGCATTGGAGCTGGATATGTCGGCGGGCCAACTATGGCAGTTATTGCCCTCAAATGCCCCTCAATTGAAGTATCTGTTGTTGATATTTCTGTTTCACGAATCACAGCGTGGAATAGCGATCAGCTGCCTATCTATGAGCCTGGCCTTGATGACGTGGTGAAGCGATGCAGAGGAAAGAACCTTTTCTTCAGCGCAGAAGTTGAGAAACATGTCTCCGAAGCAGACATAATCTTTGTTTCGGTTAACACCCCAACAAAGACTCGAGGACTTGGAGCTGGAAAAGCTGCAGACCTTACATACTGGGAGAGTGCTGCTCGAATGATAGCTGATGTATCCAAGAATGATAAGATTGTTGTGGAGAAATCAACTGTTCCGGTTAAAACAGCCGAGGCAATCGAGAAGATTCTCACCCATAACAGTAAGGGGATTAACTATCAGATCCTCTCAAATCCAGAGTTTCTTGCTGAGGGAACCGCAATTCAGGATCTTTTTCATCCAGACCGTGTTCTAATTGGAGGAAGAGACACCCCTGAAGGGCAAAAGGCAATCCAGGCCCTCAAAGAAGTTTATGCGCATTGGGTGCCTGAAGACAGAATCATCTGCACCAATCTCTGGTCAGCCGAGCTCTCAAAGCTCGCTGCCAACGCCTTCTTGGCTCAGAGGATTTCATCTGTTAATGCTATGTCAGCCCTTTGTGAAGCAACTGGGGCTGATGTTACACAGGTGGCCAATGCTGTTGGCAAGGACGCACGAATTGGACCCAAGTTCCTCAATGCCAGTGTTGGTTTTGGTGGTTCTTGTTTCCAGAAGGATATCTTCAACTTGATTTACATATGTGAATGCAATGGCCTCCCAGAAGTTGCCAATTACTGGAAGCAAGTGATCAAGGTGAATGACTATCAAAAGAGTCGCTTTGTTAACCGAATAGTCTCCTCAATGTTTAACACGGTTTCTGGAAAGAAGATTGCCATTCTTGGATTTGCCTTCAAAAAAGACACAGGTGACACTAGGGAAACTCCTGCAATTGATGTCTGTAAAGGCTTGTTGGGTGACAATGCTCACTTGAGCATATATGATCCACAGGTCACTCAGGAACAGATACAAAAGGATCTTTCAATGGAAAAGTTCGACTTGGATCATCCAACTCACCTCCAGCCAATGAGCCCTTATGGAACGAAGCAAGTTAACGTGGTGTGGGATGCCTACGAGGCAACAAAAGGCGCCCACGGTCTCTGCATACTCACTGAGTGGGATGAGTTCAAAACACTCGATTTCAAGATGATCTATGACAACATGCAAAAGCCTGCATTTGTGTTTGATGGAAGGAACATTGTTGACGCGGAGAAGCTCAGAGAAATCGGGTTCATCGTCTACTCCATTGGGAAACCTTTGGATGCATGGCTCAACGATATGCCAGCTGTGGCGTAACAAAACTCAGGCTCCCATCCCCTGGTTTAAGCGCTAGAAATGAGGGAGGAAGATCcaattctttcaattatttttttccagtCAGACCATAAACTACTTATTCCTATTAGCATGGTTGAGAATATGTTTCTCTTGATTTCTCCTCTTTCATTATAAATTGTTTGTTTTCCCAGCTCATAATATAATCACCCCGTCgtgcaataataaaaatcacTTTATTTGATTCACTTGTGCATTTTCTTGATATATTTTACCAACTATGGAATCTCTCTTTTTGCCAACATCGGATGCAAGAAACATCACATCCCTCGGGGTTTGGCCCTTTGTCGGACCCTGCTATGCTAACGCGGGATGTTTTGTGCACTGAACTACCCTTTTTTTacgagcaaaaataaaaaaagtagctATTGAGTCCAGGTCCTTAAAAGGCATTCTTGATTTCGCTCGTCCATGGTAGAGGTGATAAATGCCGCATGGGCCAGGGTGATGGCGATTGCCGTTGAATTCCCTCTTCCGGTTTTAATACGAATTAACTAACCTATGGTTCTTTTCAGATTTGGTGAGACGCATTGAATGACTTGTGAATTACAACTCTACTGTATAACAATTGGGGCATTGTTCAAGGTTCCAAGTTGATGCCAGACAAAAAGAATTTCTGTTGTAGTTTTCCATGCAATGGTCTAGGATGTGGCAAGCTTGTGAATTTCAGCATGGGACGCATTTAATTTGGCAGAACTGGCAAGACTAATAATATGGTTATGACTTAGGCATACTTTCAGTTTGACAAAATGATGATAAGGCAAACTTATAATTCCTGACATAAAGCCACACTCTTGAGTCTTGACATAGGTCATAGCAAAAATAGGAAATATACTAAGATGAATGACCATTTCCCCAAGGCCCTTTCTTTGATCTGCAAGGAATATTAGTCATGCCACAACATTGTGTTAATTGCAATGAGACAATGGAGACAAAAAACAAAAGCCAGGAAAAATCTCATTAATGTAAATGCAACCTTTCAGAAAGCAAATGAAGAAGAATATGTGGGAGCTTACCAATCAACTTTATTATCTATAATATGTGTTCACATATGAAAGCCAAATTCCTGGACGCTGATTAGGACACCAGGGGAAGAGACATTTTCTAATTGGACAGCTTGCTTCTGTTTTTAGAAACTCAAGTGTAAAGGTAATGATGACATCTAGACAGAATTCAACAGAACTTTGCAGGTCAGATTTCCTGTTTCTTTGCAGCCTATCCCAACAGAAAAATCCACATGGAGAATTAAAGTTACAATAAGACTACAAATAGGATTCTATACAACCTTGATTATCCATTTCTCACACCAGTCCTGAATAATACTTCTTCACTTTGCTCCAGCTTTCATATTTGGGTGAAGAAGTGTTGCAATGGTGCAGGATATGTTGGCAGACCATGACAGCCATTGCCCTCAACTATCTCAAATCACAGCACGGAATAGTCTATGAACCAGGCCTCTGATGGTGTGGTGAAGCAGTGTCGTGAAAAGAACCATGTCCCAATAGTGTTCGTTTTGGATTTGGTGGATTTTGTTTCCAGGGCATACTCAACTTCGGTTACGGCTGCGACTGCAATGGCCCAACGGAGGTTTTCAATACACTTTCGATGGGGTTGGAGTGTTCAATACACTTTTGATGGGGTTGAAGTGTTCAATAGGAACTAATGTTAGTCGAGGTGCCAAAACGGATATTATTGGTGTCAACTTTCAGGGGCCACCTATGTATTTGGTTCTTCTCAGTAATCGACAGTATTTTCCTAGGACAActcaaaaccaaaaccattccAAAATCATCATATCTTCCTCGTGGATACACAAATGGCTTAACCACAAATACATTGCTAACACACCCAGTAACTCAAAAGGGAGGTGCAGTTCATTCATTAGAAACTCCGTGCAACATAATGTAATCAGAAAGAGGCACCTACAGAGAATTACAATCCTCAATCTacataaatgaaaacaaaaaaaatgaagaatctACAAAATTGTATATACAGCTATCTAATTGTATCAGCTAACGTCCATGGACTTCTTCAGTTGGCAGAATCCTTTCACCTTCGCAGGATAATGTGCAAAAATCCAAGTCTTAACAAAAGCCACTCCCTTGACGCTGCTCTTTGCGGGAAAAAACAGGGGGGGTTGATCCTAAGATGCACGGCCGATTCCGCGAGGCATTTTCTTTGAGCTAGCTGCATTCAGCATATAAACATCGAGCAACAATATTAGGTTACTCAAATGGAacaacaaaatcattttttttttcttgaagtcAAATTCAACTGCCAAACCTCCGGAAACTAATTGCCTCAACAATTAATATTTTGGTCCTATGCACCAAGAGGATGCCCCCGATATGCATTTAAACTCTATAGGATTATCCTCTAAATATTTATCCAAGCACATAAGCATTTAAATTTCCAAGGACCATTGACTCTCTAGTTCAGCAAAGCTCAAACTGGATCTAACTCTCGAAGTCCTAATTGTCATAAGATATTAATTCTTTCGATAAATGAAGCTAGTCGCAGCTTATAAGATACCATTCTAGTAGTAGGCAATTACGTATATGACTACCGAAAGTAAGATGGCTTCATTTACTTCTACTGTAGAAGTTTTTTCATCATTTGAACAAGTGCAGTCTAACACTCCAATGAAATCAACAAATATTTTGTTGAAAACAATAATGAGTACCGCTAGTCCCTTGCTTAAACCGAATGTCCAGGTTGGATTGCAGGCCCCTCAACAATGAGACGGGGGACTACTCTTAGTACTGTGCCGTGAGGCACCAATAAGGCAGCCAGACCAACAGAAActgaaaataacaaacaaaactACTTGCTGCCATAAAAGACAGTAAGAGCACTTACCGTCTTcgacatctttcaactgatagtAGTGCGGAGCTATTTCTACAAGCCATTCTGGTTTAAGTTCAGTAACCTGCCAGCACAACCCCCAATTACAATCTCTGTGAATCATTACAGCTAAAATAATAGTACCCtgataagaaagaaaaaagaacagAGGAAAAGAGATGGACTAACCTGCCGCATGTACTCCTTAGTCGTCAGGACCAGTTCATGGTAAACAACCCATCTGGGAAGTACCTACAACGTGCAAGCGTAAAAGAGTAATGATTTTCATGAAATTACTATTATCATCAAGGTCACATTACAAGTCTTGGCAACATaaaatacaaagacaaaaaaaatatgaacaagGATTTGAAAGCACAGAGGAAAGAACAGGGGAAGATAAGACCTCATTGGCTGGTTGAGACGGTCAAACAACATTAATAACATAACCTTCATCATGGGATGGAAGTAGAATCAACTCTCGGAgattggggttggggttgggatTTGGGGGGTTTAAGATATGAATTGCTTTCGAAAAAGCCAATATATCACAAGCTGTTAGTAAGGGGAAAATCAAGTTTCCTATACTTACTAGTCTTGACTCTTGAGGTAAGCGCAGCTATTTTACTTGTCAAAAAGGCGACTATATTGTGAAcattgaagaaaaaaacaaaatgcaTATGTCAGAGCAAAATATTCACGTGAAAATTTACACCACCTAAATCATTTATGCCATGAGATTTTGAAATGGTTGAAGCAGCAATGCATGATGAAAGGTACAATGAAAGAGGCACTTTCAGCTGAAAATTTAAAAGGGAGGAAGGCCACTTGAAGCGCCTGAATGTTGCCCCACTAGCACCATGTAGGTCCTGTGGAAGGAAAAAATAGTAGAGCTGCCGGCAGGACAGCGTACAAGTGGATGTTATAGTGGTGCATCACATAAGATCCCGGTTCTTGGTGCACTCATAAGATCCCAATTTGTCAAGAAGATCGAATGTTAACATTACGTTGTTGATTCTCTGCTTTTTGATATTTTACTTATGTACAGGAGTTTTTCCATTATTAATAGAACTGTTTACAACTACATACCCAGTGTGaacccacaagtggggtctggggagggttgAATGTACCAAGTAGAGAGGTAGATAGGGAGGtagttttcgatagaccctcggcccAAGAAAAACatttcaaaaattgataaaactaTTTTTACCTCATCAAAAAGGAACTGGAAGGATTGAAATGGGAGGGATGGGGGAGATCGGGCCCCGTTGATCGGTAGGGGTCATAATTAGCTAAACAGCACGGAATTATCAGTTATCAGGGATAATCATCCAAAGACTAGTACATCCTAGAAGGAAACCATGAATGAGCGACCAGATAAGCTCAATTAGTAAGATTAATAAAGAGAGCCTTAAGGATACATCGACAAGTAGGCGGTTGATCtacaatcaccaacttcaaatcgTGTTGGCATCTTAACTGTACCATATTTTTGGGTCAAGTACAGcgatgaagcaaaaaaaaaaaaaaactaagaaagatATACACTCAAAATGTCCATTATTATATTAAGAACAGTAATCATAAGTTTCTCTTGCATCTTGAGTTTGTTGTCTCAACCAAGAAATTTATTCCAACATTttcttttctaattatttttccaTGTTCTTAGTAAACAAAAACTTTTACCTGTGATAAACCTGAGCTGGGGTGAATGTTAACTGTCTGGGGGTGTTTAACAGTTCGATAAGATCCATTCTTTTGTAGTTTCGCAGAGTGGGGGAAAAATCCTGATGTTATAGCCTTCTTTATAGCTTCATAGTCATTAACATTTGAAGTCAATTCAATTTCCACTCTTTCCAGCAGGCCCTCCAATTGATCTCGGATATCCCTTGCTCTCTTCATGCTCCTGACCTGGAAAGTTAAAAGAACGGTTTAATTAGACATTATAGGTAGCAATGATGAATCAACTTCATTCACAATTTAAAGTTGAAATCCCTCCCTTGAATACCCTTTCTATAAAAGTTGCAGTCCAGTCAAGAACAGTTCTTTCCAGTAGTCATGTTTAtgatacaacaataacaataacagcTATGCCTAAGTCCCAAGAAAGTTGGACTAGCCATATGAATCCCCATTGTATATAAGCCTGCACGTCTAAATCCAATACTATAAAATTCTAGAGAACGGAAAAATACTAAATGCCATTTTTAGCTAAAGCCCCATAGATGAAGTTATCTCCTAACGACAGTGGTGAATTTTCAAACATAACATGGtttcacaaaaatattttgtagcACCAGAACCACAAGTCATAGCTCAATATGCATTTTAACGGGCTAGATGGCTTCCTCCAACAAGGAAAAGAAGAGAGCTATCTACGCGTAGAGCAAGAATTTGAAAGTAATCTGCAAGCATTTTATTCAGCTATTAGATGTCTTCTTTCtaacaagaaaaagaagagaCTATCTCAGCATAAAACAAGAACTTCATAGATACCTGGATGTAATTTTCATAGCACCACTGAGTTGAAAAGTTTGTTTCCTTCCAGGAACTGTAAACCTAGAAAACAGCCATAGATAAAGAAGATTACCTTTTTAAACATGCATCCAAGCAgcatctctttattttcttttgttcatTAACGGTGACAAGCTAAACTTTCAAGGAACTAAATAACAATAGTGTATTCTCATGACATGACAATTACTTTGAACTGCTATAACGACATCTTGTTTCCCTTAACATCCTACAGATGCACCCTCCCCATACACCAAAAGAAACATATACCTACATGGTTGTACTAGTATTCAACCCCAGAAATCTCACCCTCTTTGAGGCAAGTCTGCCATATAAAATTGCTTCTACTTTGTCTATACGTGGATGCACTTTGGATAAAGAGTGATAATTGATCAAGGAAAGATATCAATGTGAAGCAGATATGCAGATTGCAGAACACAATATCATGCAGCTAGAAAAAAATTATACTGACCAGGAATATGATTGTGCCAGAACAGATTATTATCATTAAGCAACTAACCTTAAGCAAAGCGACATGATCTCCCACATTGCCCACATGAAAATTCATCCGTGCATTATCTGCGTGTACTTGTTTGTCCTTTGGACGATAAAAGATTGAATTCCCCACAGAAAGCATAGCAGCAATACTTATTATTTCATCAGAGCACTTGTACTTGTCAGAGGCAACGATCATCTTGGACAGCATGGGATCTAGAGGAAACTCAGCCATTCTTCTACCAACTTTAGTCAGCTCGCCAAGCTTATTAAGTGCACTGAGGGCGAAGAGCAATTCCAGCGCTTTGAGTAGAGCTTCAGCTGGTGGGGGGTCCATGAAATCAAAATTCAGCAAGTCATGAATCCCAAGGCTCTTGAGAGAGAGCACAACATTTGCAAGGTTGGTCCTTTGTATTTCTGGAACTGTGTTATCATCCAAATCATTCATGTAATTATATGCAGTGTATAACCGAAAGCACTTTCCCGGACCTGTTCTTCCAGACCGACCAGCACGTTGGTTGGCAGATGCCTTTGATATAGGAGCAACCAGTAATGACTCCATTCCCGTCCGAGGGTTGTAAGATTTCATCTTAGAAAATCCCGGATCAATAACATATTTAATCCCATCAATTGTCAATGATGTCTCAGCAATATTTGTAGCCAGGACAACCTTACGAGCCCCTTCAGGAGTGGGCTCAAATATCTTGGCCTGTAATTCTGTTGGCAGGTTTGCATATATCGGGCAAATTATCAGCTCAGCAATTTTTGTTCCCAGACCCTTTATCCGGTGCTTAATGATCTCCTCCGCTGTTTCAATCTCCTCCTGCCCAGTCAGAAAGATTAATATGTCACCATCACCCGGGGGTTGAGTTACATGGATCTGAAGAGCAGTGACCACTGCTGCATCCAAGTAATCGGCCTCTGGAGCTTTCGTGTAGTGTATCTCAACTGGAAACCGCCTTCCAGGAATTTTAAAAATTGGAGCACAGTCAAAATAATCACTAAACTTCTCTGCATCTAGAGTCGCACTTGATATTAGCAATTTCAGATCAGGCCGAAATCTGGCGATATCCTGTTATAAAGAAAGTAGATTGTTAGCGACAGGAGAACCATGGGGATGCAGTTTCAGACAACATTAGTGTAGCAACTGAAGGCCAAAGTGACAAATGCAAATTTGTTACACTCAATACCAGTTCATTAAACCATAACCCACCAGCCACCATAAAACTAAATCATTTGTCTGACCAGGGAAGGGAAAATAAGAGTGAACAACATGTTGCCTCTTTCCTATGAGAATGTTAAGAAAAAAATCCTTTTCCTTCCCCGGAGCATCAAAGTAGAACTTTGGGGAGCCCCACAGAAAAACCTTTCCACGAAgagatattttaattaaatttcctCCATGGTTCTTTTCCTGAAACAGGGAAAATTAAGACAAATCCAATAAAAACTCTTATCGAAGACATGATTATTGTATTTACGCAAGCCGCTTTGACAAACGAACAAGGAAGAGTTCACAATTTCAGCTGCTTACCAGTTTCCAAACAAACGGTAACTCCCAATTATTACCAAGAGTTAGCCATCATTTTGAGATCTAAAAGCTACttgattcaaaaaataaataaaaattaaagccTAAACTAGGGAAAACTTGCCTTCACCAAGCCAAACAAAATATCCGTTGAAAGTGTTCTTTCGTGTGCCTCGTCGACCATGATGACACTGAAAACCGAGTAACTTAATTAGAGAGATAAAAAGGTTTGAGAGCAACGTAAGGATAACAATAAGAGCATTTACTACAGCACAAACCTATAGCTTGCTAGATCAGGCTCACCAAGGAATTCTCGTAACAGCATCCCATCGGTCATATATTTCAGAATCGTTTTCTCCGAGGTGCAGTCTTCAAATCGAATGGAGTAGCCAACCTGAATGAAATGGAATTAATCATTACATATTGGTCAACTGATCTAAAGATTGACAAGATATATCTCCAAGTTCTAAGGTACAAATATCATTTGAAAAACAAGAAAGCTTTAACAAACTCGCTAAAAGGAGCAAGCATACCATCTCTAACTAATAAAATGAGCAAACATATCATTTAATGCATACCTCATGGCCAAGTTTGACTCCCATTTCTTGAGAAACACGTGCAGCAACACTCATTGCAGCAACTCGACGAGGTTGCGTACATCCAATCTATGAGAAGCAAATATTAGTCACAAAGACCATAGAAAATATAAACCATAGAAAATATATCTGATCCCATTTCTACATCGCTAACAACAGGCGTTTGATGGCTTCAACAACAGAGATAACATTGCCTTGAAAATAAgatcactacaaaaaaaaaaccaCAACAAAACGATGGTTCTCAAGTTCAAAAACTGTTGTCTATTAAAAGAACACAGAAATTGGGAAAGGACCTAGCTGTCGTACAATACAAATTACAGGCAAAAAAGCCCTGTAGGACCCATGTTCATCTCCTAACCGCCTTCTATATTCCCCCTTCTTCGGGTTTCTCGCTTGCTGCAAGGGCAATAGAGGACACCTGTCCAGGAGGTTCTCTCCAACACACCTTTAGTTGGGTAGGGACAGATTATCCTTCCATGCTCTGGCCATTGAACATGTAGGTGTCGTGCATTATTTTGACCAACCGAACCTACTTTTCATTTAACACGCTGTAACGTACAAAAGACAACAGTAAAAAGAGAGAGACATGAAAGTAAGACGCAACGACTCCCCAATAAGATGAGCTAAAAGTTCCCTAAAggcaaaaaaaaacacaaacatTCAAGTCACAATCAAAAAACTTTTACAAGCCATGACCATGGAGAAGTCCTCACAGAATCAATTAAATACTATAATGCAGGATACTTGAAAAATACTCTCcataataaaaaaaggtaaaggcaTTGAAATAAGGAACTTTTACCAATATAGAGAGAGACAATCCAAATCATACACAAGATACATTAATGCCCTTAATAATTCATAAAAACTATGTGGAAACAATTGAAACGTCTTTGACCAGAGGAAGAGACAGAACTGTCAAGAGTTGCAGAAACAAGACCGACAACCAAACCTAAAATAACAGAAAGCCAAACAACAAAAGCCAGAGTTTTATATTAAGCAGTTCTCAACATTTAGCA encodes the following:
- the LOC107862290 gene encoding UDP-glucose 6-dehydrogenase 5 — encoded protein: MVKICCIGAGYVGGPTMAVIALKCPSIEVSVVDISVSRITAWNSDQLPIYEPGLDDVVKRCRGKNLFFSAEVEKHVSEADIIFVSVNTPTKTRGLGAGKAADLTYWESAARMIADVSKNDKIVVEKSTVPVKTAEAIEKILTHNSKGINYQILSNPEFLAEGTAIQDLFHPDRVLIGGRDTPEGQKAIQALKEVYAHWVPEDRIICTNLWSAELSKLAANAFLAQRISSVNAMSALCEATGADVTQVANAVGKDARIGPKFLNASVGFGGSCFQKDIFNLIYICECNGLPEVANYWKQVIKVNDYQKSRFVNRIVSSMFNTVSGKKIAILGFAFKKDTGDTRETPAIDVCKGLLGDNAHLSIYDPQVTQEQIQKDLSMEKFDLDHPTHLQPMSPYGTKQVNVVWDAYEATKGAHGLCILTEWDEFKTLDFKMIYDNMQKPAFVFDGRNIVDAEKLREIGFIVYSIGKPLDAWLNDMPAVA
- the LOC107862291 gene encoding pre-mRNA-splicing factor ATP-dependent RNA helicase DEAH1 isoform X2; the protein is MVVPDEVDERRVRRRTSRDQDDSDNSESEEEMLRDQREREELERHLRERDAAGTRKLAEPKLTRKEEEEAIRRSDALERDDIGSLRKVSRQEYLKKREQKKLEELRDDLEDEQYLFEGVKLTEAEERELRYKKEIYELVKKRSEDTGDMDEYRIPDAYDLEGGVNQEKRFSVASQRYRDPGAAEKMNPFAEQEAWEEHQIGKATLKFGSKDKKSRSEDYQYVFEDQIEFIKAAVMDGVNVDQEPSTESIEQTMAKSAFEKLQEDRKTLPMYPYRDDLLRAVNDHQVLVIVGETGSGKTTQIPQYLHEAGYTKRGKIGCTQPRRVAAMSVAARVSQEMGVKLGHEVGYSIRFEDCTSEKTILKYMTDGMLLREFLGEPDLASYSVIMVDEAHERTLSTDILFGLVKDIARFRPDLKLLISSATLDAEKFSDYFDCAPIFKIPGRRFPVEIHYTKAPEADYLDAAVVTALQIHVTQPPGDGDILIFLTGQEEIETAEEIIKHRIKGLGTKIAELIICPIYANLPTELQAKIFEPTPEGARKVVLATNIAETSLTIDGIKYVIDPGFSKMKSYNPRTGMESLLVAPISKASANQRAGRSGRTGPGKCFRLYTAYNYMNDLDDNTVPEIQRTNLANVVLSLKSLGIHDLLNFDFMDPPPAEALLKALELLFALSALNKLGELTKVGRRMAEFPLDPMLSKMIVASDKYKCSDEIISIAAMLSVGNSIFYRPKDKQVHADNARMNFHVGNVGDHVALLKVYSSWKETNFSTQWCYENYIQVRSMKRARDIRDQLEGLLERVEIELTSNVNDYEAIKKAITSGFFPHSAKLQKNGSYRTVKHPQTVNIHPSSGLSQVLPRWVVYHELVLTTKEYMRQVTELKPEWLVEIAPHYYQLKDVEDASSKKMPRGIGRAS
- the LOC107862291 gene encoding pre-mRNA-splicing factor ATP-dependent RNA helicase DEAH1 isoform X1; this encodes MGSELRTWVSDRLMSLLGYSQSTVVSYVLNLAKKASSASNLTNQLVDDMGMSSSSETRVFAQEIFSRVERKSTGPNLYLQQEREAATLARKQKTYTLLEVDEEDDNIVGVESNSVPSQIRKEDTRKKKFRKRVETHRDEDDEVVPDEVDERRVRRRTSRDQDDSDNSESEEEMLRDQREREELERHLRERDAAGTRKLAEPKLTRKEEEEAIRRSDALERDDIGSLRKVSRQEYLKKREQKKLEELRDDLEDEQYLFEGVKLTEAEERELRYKKEIYELVKKRSEDTGDMDEYRIPDAYDLEGGVNQEKRFSVASQRYRDPGAAEKMNPFAEQEAWEEHQIGKATLKFGSKDKKSRSEDYQYVFEDQIEFIKAAVMDGVNVDQEPSTESIEQTMAKSAFEKLQEDRKTLPMYPYRDDLLRAVNDHQVLVIVGETGSGKTTQIPQYLHEAGYTKRGKIGCTQPRRVAAMSVAARVSQEMGVKLGHEVGYSIRFEDCTSEKTILKYMTDGMLLREFLGEPDLASYSVIMVDEAHERTLSTDILFGLVKDIARFRPDLKLLISSATLDAEKFSDYFDCAPIFKIPGRRFPVEIHYTKAPEADYLDAAVVTALQIHVTQPPGDGDILIFLTGQEEIETAEEIIKHRIKGLGTKIAELIICPIYANLPTELQAKIFEPTPEGARKVVLATNIAETSLTIDGIKYVIDPGFSKMKSYNPRTGMESLLVAPISKASANQRAGRSGRTGPGKCFRLYTAYNYMNDLDDNTVPEIQRTNLANVVLSLKSLGIHDLLNFDFMDPPPAEALLKALELLFALSALNKLGELTKVGRRMAEFPLDPMLSKMIVASDKYKCSDEIISIAAMLSVGNSIFYRPKDKQVHADNARMNFHVGNVGDHVALLKVYSSWKETNFSTQWCYENYIQVRSMKRARDIRDQLEGLLERVEIELTSNVNDYEAIKKAITSGFFPHSAKLQKNGSYRTVKHPQTVNIHPSSGLSQVLPRWVVYHELVLTTKEYMRQVTELKPEWLVEIAPHYYQLKDVEDASSKKMPRGIGRAS